From the Pleurodeles waltl isolate 20211129_DDA chromosome 6, aPleWal1.hap1.20221129, whole genome shotgun sequence genome, the window CAACTACTCACAAACACCACTGGACTCTGGTCTATGATGGAATCCTCAAAACCAGGGAAGAAGGTACCAAACTTGACTAGAAAGTGATAGCAGTGCCACAATGTGTGTAAATATATGCAAAAGACATACTGTGTTTTAGGTGTATCTTCTTCACTCAGTGCCATCGAGGTAGTCAGATTGACATTCAGGGTCTCTAGAATTGGGGGGAGGGAGATCTTGGGAAGAATCCTCACATCCCCATGGTTTCGAGGCGAAAATGAGTAAGGGCTGGGAAGCAGTGCGTTCCCTTGTATCGGGAACATAGGTGTTTCTTCATCCGTATGTAATGAATAGGGCATTCCACCTTCAAAGTAAGCACGGCTTTTGCCAACTACTCCCTGGTAATCCTCCTATTCATTCAGTGCTCATCATTGAGTCAGAGGCGGATCCCTCCTCACCATCTGagtctaagatacagtgcacctttGCACTTGTTCCACTACTTCTTTTGCTCCAATAGgcctttttgtttttatattttgactTTCATGTGGGTCTATAGGTCCTACTGACATGATGCCTTTGGGGGATACTCTTATGTTATATATAAcaacgatagatagatagatagatagatagatagatagatagatagatagatagatagatagatagatagatagatagatgctctTGTATTGGTTTGAGCTATTCCAGGAAGAATCAGCTCCACTTGATGAGGTTTTGTGACCAATAGATGTTGTTATTTTGCATTGATTCAGGGCTGGGCAATATTTGACGTGCCCTTGCCTGTTGTGTAATAAGCTTAGCTTTGTAGATTTCACACAATGACGCCTGCTGCTTTTATGTTGCTTCACACTCCTAGTCCAGGTTATAGGAGAGGTAGCATGTATTAATGCCCATGACCCATTGTGCTTCTCTTGTACTTGTTTACTAGTGACTAGATCAGTCGGCCGCGCTAGTTAGTTATTCACTCAGTGGTGAAGATATGCCGACATATACTCACCTTGGATCTGGTTGCCTTGAAGGTAGAGGTGTTCCAGGTTGGTGTTTACTGGGGGAATCCTTTGAAGTCTGTTGTGAGACAGGTCCAGTTCCAGCAGACTGCTGGTGTTGAAGGTATTGGAGGGTATGCCATCGTTTGTCAGGTGGTTGTGGGAGATCCGTAAGTATTGCAGGTTCTTGAAGTTCTTGAAGTATTCTACAGGGATGGTGTTAATGTTGTTGTACTCCAGGTACAACTGCTCTACGGTGTCGGGAAGGAAGTCTGGCACTTTGCGTAAGTTGTTATTGCTCAGATCCACAAAGATCAGTGACTTCAGGCCCTTGAAAGCAAATCCAACATCCTGGATCTGGTTCTTATGCAGGTGGATAGCAGTCAGGTTCTCCAGGCCTTCCAGGGCATTGTTTGGAATCCTCGGCAGCTGGTTGTAGGAAAGATGCAGCTCACGTAGGGACCGTGGCAAGCCGGCAGGCACCCTAGTGAGGTTGTTGTGGTTCAAGTACAACCTTTCCAGGCTCCGTAGCTTGGAGAAAACCTTCCGGCCTATCTTCTCGTTAAGAAGCTGGTTGTTATGCAGTGCAATCCACACAAGGCCAGTGGCATTCTCAAACGCTCCTTCCTGGATTCCAGTGATCTGGTTGTTCTGGAAGTAAACATACTTCATCCTTGAAGGCACGTATGGGAGGTACTGTAAGTTACGGCTGTCACAGTACATGGCAGTTGGGAAACTAGGAGGACAGTCACATTCCCCAGGGCAATCAGTAGAGATGGGTGCACTGTACTCTTCAAAGGAGGGGCCGTAGTTGTAGGAGGGGCCATAGTTGTAGGAGGGGCCATAGTAGTAGGAGGGACCCGAGCTGTAGTAGCGGCTCCGGATATAGTAAAGCCACCAGAGTGTGTCATCTTCATACTGGGACAAGGATCCCTGCCACAGCACTCCCACCACCAGGGCCAGCAAGAGCCACTTCATGCTTCAGGGACTTCGAAGTAACTTCCCTGAAAAAAAGAAGGAGACAGGGCAAAGTCATGTTGGAAAAAGAGCATGAAACCAAGAGGTCAGCACAGCACACGAGTCTCATTGTTATTATACAAAAAGTCAGCACACACCCGCTATGACGAAAAAGGGCTGTACTCGTAGGGCAGTCTCAGTACATATCTTATGCTACATGAATGGCACACATGCAAACCAAAGGTATGTGGAGAGGAGAAAACTAATGCTCTGGGTTTAGTATAATAACTTTTGATATTTAACAGGGACAAAATCATTGTCAACTGAACAGCACAGGGTTGTGTGCCTGTGTAATGCACATGCAGGGCATAAAATGAATTCATTTAGGGCAGCATTTCTTTGAGTTGATGCTTTATTTTCAAGTAGTACCGTTTGTAAGCAGTGAGCGAGGTTTGTCTCTTTTTGCTTCTGTGTTGAGTTGTCTGAAAATAAAAAGCTAACATAGAGAACTATTTGGGGTAACTTAATTCAGTTCATGCCCTGCATTAGCAAAGCCCATCATGATATTGCCCCTGGGCTGTCCTTTTCTCTTAGGCTGCTATGAGTCAATGTACACCCTACATAATTATGCACCGTAGTGCAGAGTGCTCGTTCTATCGAGAATAGGTTTTGTAGAGGATGAGGACTGGAGAGAGGCAGTGGCCGCTCCCAGGGAAGCAGTTGTGTCTTATACAACTCAAATTATGACACCGCACATACCTCATGAAAATACAGCTGTTTAGAATGGGGCTGATTAGCTCAGGGAGT encodes:
- the FMOD gene encoding fibromodulin, coding for MKWLLLALVVGVLWQGSLSQYEDDTLWWLYYIRSRYYSSGPSYYYGPSYNYGPSYNYGPSFEEYSAPISTDCPGECDCPPSFPTAMYCDSRNLQYLPYVPSRMKYVYFQNNQITGIQEGAFENATGLVWIALHNNQLLNEKIGRKVFSKLRSLERLYLNHNNLTRVPAGLPRSLRELHLSYNQLPRIPNNALEGLENLTAIHLHKNQIQDVGFAFKGLKSLIFVDLSNNNLRKVPDFLPDTVEQLYLEYNNINTIPVEYFKNFKNLQYLRISHNHLTNDGIPSNTFNTSSLLELDLSHNRLQRIPPVNTNLEHLYLQGNQIQEFSVGSFCSFFDITNFSKLQVLRLEGNEIRANAIPSDSSLCLRRANYIEI